Within the Garra rufa chromosome 16, GarRuf1.0, whole genome shotgun sequence genome, the region CAGGGAAATTGTCTAATATAATTGTCTCTCTCTTTTTAACAGATGGTGTTTCAGAAATCTTATTAGAAATGCCAAAAATCTGGAGTTAACAGGACGAAAagaaaatatcatatattttaaatgataatgtCAATAGAATCACATGTATTATTAAGTTTGAAATATCATGGAAAATACTATCCAATacgttgaataaaataaaataaaattaccaaTCAAAACTTAAATCAATATATCATCATATACATAATCTGTAACGTTTTGACCTTAAAACACATTTGCACCGATTGCATGTTGGTTAACTTGGGTGATGGtgatcatttattttttaaaggtttaatttacggtattattattttaatttaggtTCGTTTAGTTTCTTTTTATAGATTAAATTACCTGTCACACTTGAGTTTACGCGTGTACAATACTGCAAACGTTTCTGCCAGAATATGATGTCTGTGATATGCATAGATCTGGAAAGGGCTGAACTCACTTTCCTGCTCGAGTCTTTGAATGTTCCTTGAAGAGAGAGAATGACAGACGTGGCGCCAGTGAAATGAAGCGGCGATTCTCTTCGCAAACTTCCCGTTGTGATATTTTGGATGATAAAAACAAGTGACTTTTGTTTCCCTTTTAGCCCGGGGcgtgaagagagagagagtgcgacCTCTTCTGAAAAGAAGGGACAGATTCCCCTCAGATCTTTTGTGAGCTCGTCCCCGCTTTCAGCCGGCGCGCTCACCCGTGTGATTCTCATCTTATTGTCATTAGGGCTTTTATTAATTACCGAGCAGTGACTCAAGTCCCAGTAGAATGTTTTCAACCCTGGCCATTTTTCACAGATAAACGATATAGCCTATATTCCGATAATTCAAATATGATTTGTTTTCCCCCTGAAAATCGAATGCTCATTTCAGTTTCAACGGTCATCTCTCGAATGACAAAAGTTTTTGAAGCACCAAGCCAACATGTGACCCACAtgtaatatatttgtatattactaATAGCATATTGCTAGGTTAATAGTGACATTTAAACTATTTTGTTGAAATGACGTTATATCAGCGATGAATCGAACTTCAGGAGTAATATTTATTCACCCGTAAATGATTCTGTTGATGACTCTCGATGCATTACTGTAAACATTAGACCAAGCTCTCGTTTTTATGTGCTGCAGGTCCTCCAAACTCTCAGTGTGTTCGCTGTAATTTCATCCCTTTAATAAGAGGATTCCAGTCAAATCGTTTAAGGTAATTTCATGTCTAAGTCCAATCTTTAATTTCACTCACTTGTTTGAACTTCGCACAAGTGACGGGTTTGTAGATGTTGGTCTCTCCGAGGTCTACCGGCGCCAAGAAAATCTAAGTGGGTTATTTCAGAGCAATAAGCAACAGCTGTGGAAATACACTCCAGCCAGATGATAGATGACAGTTTAAATGCACTTTCACCACGACACTCAAAGACTGCCTGTTCTTTTCCAAGTTACATTTTACATAGATTTATTTCTGTAAGAAACTATGTGCCATTAACACGTGAACACAACGTGTGCTGAGCAAGAAAACTTTGATGTTAATCTGGCTCCACAAATTAATATGTAGTTTAAATATGTGTAGAGCTATTGAGTGGTTTTGAATTCCACTGACGTGTGCCAGcctcataaaacaaacaaaaatatcacTTTTAAAATCTACTTCGCATGAGTCTGAAACGGTTGGTATTTATGGATACCATTTATGACGAGATGGTTTTTCATTTTAAGATTAAAGTGACTGGTTTGAAATCAGTCATCATCAAATTAGGAAATGTTTTGGTTTCATTTTGGGATGTGTTTTTAAATATCTTTCACGATCAAGACCGCGTTTCTGCTAAACAAAGGAGAAAACAAAGAATAGACCATTTgtcattaatttatttaacaaataTATTCATCATATAAACGGTATTTTTGACCAAATGTACAATATTTTACATGTTAGATATCCCTTTCAAAGGGAATCCTTAAAACAACAGtcagtgttgtttatttttttaaaatgctaTCGTTTAAAACATTCATGCGAGTTTGAAATACGCAGTTCGATCATAAACGCATTGCTACGAATGCAAGTGTGAGACTCAGACCGTTTTCTCCTGACCTACCTTTGACCAAATCCATTTTCATAACTCTCTGTGAAAGTACAGGCCGTGAATAGCCACCATTAGAGTAAACCATGTCCACTTTTATCGGAACAGAACTGCTGAAGATGGCTGCATGAGTGCGCGACACAGTCACATTTCTTCAGATGCACCGTCTTTTAAGCTAAATGGTACATGCTATATCCCATGTGTGTGTAGAGTCCCACCGGAGTCACGCTCACGGAGTGTCTGTGAAACTGATGCGATCCCGTGTAAGACGCCGGAACGTGAGCGCCGACTGGAAATGAAATCCCGAAGGCGGGAGGAAGCATCGGTTTAGTGGCCATTTTTAGTTTCTCGAGTTCGGCCTCCTGGAGCCGCTTGGCTTTAGCTCGTCTGTTCTGGAACCAGATCTTCACCTGAGTCTCCGTCAAGTTGAGCGAGCTGGAGAACTCGGCCCGTTCGGCGATAGACAGGTACTGTTTCTGACGGAACTTCCGCTCCAGAGCCAGCAGCTGAGACGTGCTGAACGGGGTCCGAGGCTTTCGGTTGGTTTTGTGTTTTCTCAGAGGACATGCGGGAGGACTGAGACGACCTAAAGCCAACAAAAAAAAGCACAGCAGCTTTTAGACTCGTCTCTTACACTACTTAAATATCTCTAACTCTGCTTTTGAAGTCTACACGAGGAACAACGTTCAGATACTCCTTCACAATGCTATTATAATGAGATACAGGTAACATTGCATTAAAGTTACCTCACGTGAACACAACACTAAGATCAAAATGAAGCAAATAAGCTCCAGAATCGTAGTAAAATATGCGCCATATGCCGGTTTTACCTTTTTATTAACAGGCACGTAATTGTCTTAAGTAAATGTGCTCAGTGATTCCTCTCAGTCTCAAATGTCTTTAACTTTTACATATGTCTTAAATAGCTCATTATATTAAACAAGTTTGGTCTATACTAAATTAGCAATGTTTATTAGAAGCATCTTGGTGATGTCAATCAAGCCAAACCCAAGTCCTTCACTTAAGCAtatttttactacaaataaaaccagaAAACATGTCTGTTGTAGTTAAACCAtagtaaccacaaattaaccctGGTTTTGCAAAAACTAAGGTAGGCTATTTGTAAACAATCCCCCCAAAACATGGTTACACTTTTACTAAAAACTATGGTTCAGTTTCGTAAGGGGTGGGCCTCTGAGCAAACTGTACAGATATGAATCTGAGCTCGTATGTGCCGAATGAAAGCATGAAACGGTTTATTGTGTACTGCACACGCTTTACTTTCGCCAAGACATTACTGTGACTCACGGGGAGAGAGGTGATGCATCCATGTGCTCCGCTCCGCGAGCTCCGGGCTCTCCGACTTCACAGGCGCGCTCTCGTGCAGTTTCAGAACGTCAACAGAAAATGTCAAACGTGCACCGGTCCGGTCTGGATCTGCGTCCGGGATGACAGTATGCGACGTCCCTGGGGAAGAGCTGTTCGGTCTCCGATCTGCCATCAGAGCTTCAACGCTGAACGGGAGAATCTTCGGTCTCTCTCTGTCCTCCTCCACACCGATGCTGGTCTGCATCTCTCCTTTTTCTCCTAAAATCACATTGGAATGATCTTCAGCTTTAAAACCAGTAGTTTGAGAAGTCATGGTGATCACTGGGGCCATGCACGAGTTTCACTTGGTTGTTTAGTATACAGTGAAAGATCGGATGCTTAGAACATGCTGCTGTTTAACTCCTCTGTGAAGTACTGTAAGCTAATAACACACGCGTGATCCAATCAGAACAGAGCGGGGCGGGGCTTAAGTTTCTCCAGAAGTTTGACTGCGGTGTGTTTGTGTAGCCGTGTTGAGCAAAATAAAGGACGGTACTGCGTTTGTAGTATAACTTTTATAAGTGTTATGAAATGAATGTTAAAAAACTGCAGTGACAATTGTTGTTTGTGACCGTTATTATACAATATTATTACACTATATTTCTTGGAATTATCCTTTTGCTGCTTGCCTAATTTGTTTTAATGTCAAAAAAAGAGGTGATTCGAGGAGGAGGAAACGGATCGTCATGGACAACCGATTTCTGatcattttgctgtttttttcccTCCAAAAGTTGCTGAAGATAAGACAATTTCTAATAAATTGCTAATAAACTGTTGCAGATTAAAACTGCGACATGTCTCTACACAGTATCAGCATCAGTTATTGCTAAACCCATTGAATCAGTGGTGATTAGTGTTTTACCGAGGTAATTATTAGTCTCGGTGATGTTGTTTTTTGGCGCCAGCAGCGGCGGGATCAAAGCACGGAACTTTAACCCTCGCGACCAGCCGCAGGACATTCCGCCTGAAAAAAATGTAGTTTCTTAAACGATCACAAGCCATTTACATGCTCTCTCTGTTTACTGGTGGTGTAATAGAGCAGATCAGAGATCACTATGACAGCACAGCTAACTACTTGACAgcacaaatattaataatataagttGCCGATGGTAATATTCTCATCTTTAGTGCGGTACTTTCATGCGTACTCTGGTTTAAAGCAGTTCTCCTCTTTCGTAAACTGTAATTGGTTGTAACTGATAAAATTACACGCAAGCGTAATTTAGCATTTCCTTAATTTCACATCCGGCACTTAAACGGAATAAATCTGTAATTATGCTTGGAGACACTTAGAGCCCATTAGATGAAATGAGTGGCGCTGTGTGTCGCGCGCTTTGAAGTCTCGCGCTCTCACGCGCTGCAGGAATGTTTGATCCTTCCGCAGTAAAAATGAGCAACATAAACACAAACTTGCACACACGAAACGCATTACCCACCCGCTGTCCGAAAAGAGAGCGCTCCTAGATCTCCTCAGTGCAAGCGAGTAGTAAATATCTGGCGTCGATTGTTTGTGTAGGGAGCGGAGCTTTGCGGGGAAACATAGTTGGGGGCAATTAGCATGCCAAACACTGGGCTTTAGGGCCAATGATGTGCCGTGGAAAAGGTGATTACcatagttttttttattgaaatctcAGGGCAACAAATGAGGGCTGAACTGTGATACAAAGCGACTGTAAGTCCCATCGGAGCTTTGTTTAACTTCACAAACTCCACCTTTGATTCCGAGTCTGGAGGCAGGCACGTGAGACAAAGAGCCTTTGTTGTCTCTCTCCGAGAGTTGTCTTAACCCTTTTCATGCAGAGtctgtcaattctgacttaaaagacTTAAAAGGTTCCGTGGATATCAAAAGACGGTCCGAGGGAAACGTTTGCCCTTGGTGAAAAGCGAACGATTTCAGGATCGCTGTCACTGCGGAACATGTGTGTCCCATTAAGCCGCTTAAAACGCACCAACTCATGTGGCGTACTTTGATTCGTGTCCCTTACACGATGATGGCCCTCATGCTGCAGAGTTCTGGATATGAGTGACGCGTCCCGACAGATGCGCCGATTGAGTCTTAATGCGTCGCGTTCGGAGTTTGATCGCAACATTATGATGCTCTCGGTGAAGATGAAAGTCGCGGCGGCTGCTGCAATCATTACAGATAATGTCTCCTATTTCAAAGCAATTAGCGCAATCAGGCGTAAAGGGCCGCTCAATGCCTTACGGTTATTTAAGCTCCTAAACGCCAGTGTATTGCTCTCTGAAAACCCCATGTCAACTCACTGTCAGGAGACACTCCTCATCTTTCTCTCTCAAAATTCGAACAGACTTATTGGCATAGTAAAAACTATTGATAACATGTTTAAGAACTTTAATAAAACAACAGTAGTCTCTCTCTGTGACATACGATTGTTCATTGATTAGGctactaatatatatattcagTTGGTGGTTATGGTGATgatttatattatacatttttaattgtaaatttGTTACATGTGATGGTTATTTGTCTATCAGTATATAGAAGGGTTGAAGGACTCACTGCGGATTCAGGACAGATAGCGTTTGACAACCTCCCCTTAGACTCTTTCAACTTAAATATGGCACTGAAAACTCGTTTATTCAgatgattaataaaaaataataattcagcaaAGACTACCATAATGATTGAGTAACTGAACCATTAATTAATTTTAGATGTATAATTGTGTAAAAACCTAAATAGAAATATGTCAACCATTTTAGTCCTCACTTTAGTCTGGTTTACTATCTTTGCATTAATGTAGTGGgatgcaaggtttatgtaaacctTTTAGCTTTGATGTACTTATTTTCATAAATGTTGACACATCTCACGCTACctactttatttaattattaataagctGAAGTAAAGAACATTTGTATGAATCTTTATGTGAATGAGTAGACTAAAAAACACTTTAGAATCGTGATTTCTATTTTAAGCACAATTTATCCAGCATTGTGTATATTTTCTTCTTCTTGCCTGCTAAAGGGcacacatatttatgaattaaacatttaaaactacgTGGTGCCAATGAAATCTAGGGCAATTGAAAAGATGGCTATCAATAGAAAAGTGATTTCTGTGTTTCCACATACACGCATAATACTTGGACAACTGTTGAAATACTGTAAATTGTTGCAGATTCTGGAGAAATCCTCTTCCACACACATGACGCGTTTGCTTGCTGTTCCATCCCGATAAAAGCGCGCGCCTGTGAAAGAGCTCGTGTCTCAATTACCTGCAGATGAAATTTAATTAGCAGCAGTTTTACACACAGAACTGGCTAATAGCATTAATGCCAACTCACTGAGCTGAATAACGTGTTTGCTGTGTGGATTCAGTGACTGAGTGCTTAATAAAACTTAATGAAATGCTTAATACGCGGATAACAAGCTAACAAATCAAATAGTCACACAAT harbors:
- the msx1a gene encoding homeobox protein MSX-1a, with the translated sequence MAPVITMTSQTTGFKAEDHSNVILGEKGEMQTSIGVEEDRERPKILPFSVEALMADRRPNSSSPGTSHTVIPDADPDRTGARLTFSVDVLKLHESAPVKSESPELAERSTWMHHLSPRRLSPPACPLRKHKTNRKPRTPFSTSQLLALERKFRQKQYLSIAERAEFSSSLNLTETQVKIWFQNRRAKAKRLQEAELEKLKMATKPMLPPAFGISFPVGAHVPASYTGSHQFHRHSVSVTPVGLYTHMGYSMYHLA